The following are encoded together in the Leguminivora glycinivorella isolate SPB_JAAS2020 chromosome 18, LegGlyc_1.1, whole genome shotgun sequence genome:
- the LOC125236086 gene encoding uncharacterized protein LOC125236086, with amino-acid sequence MDLASQAKVARELRVRVRRLSESSSAAEDHNRSAADLSKSVAAQVATSKSGNLKGTYVKALKHAAKDIAEAFEQLSERTTSDETRQLQAANTRLQAEMADLREELARLRKEVESTKRRESPPRETLSPVHMMDTEMPETTQNTRPSTPPPVAKPPRASQSATHLAPDSHDEEFIRAVSLQVGAIVSARLAGLEAEGRLLPAKQLRPALAADKKNQAAPSTASSAAKPTAGSRGPKIIDATKKPQSTPATGGKKKTARAAKKNKGGAGIQPQKETPAARELPPAPTSMKEGWNVVASKGSKKKGATPSQPKGKAKASKLKPPRSAAVVLTLQPGAADRGVTYKEVMSEAKNKVQLADLDISGGLRFRRAATGACILEIPGASSGDKADKLAEAIKQQIGEENVRVSRPSKSAEICVTGLDESVTTEEVVAAVARTEGCTPDSIKVGETRQSFSGLGAVWVQCPVGAAQKVVSGGRLLVGWVSAQVKLLEKRPLRCYRCFRNGHVSAQCQNATDRSQSCFQCGKDGHKAAQCSAPAHCAECAAAGKPSEHRISSKACTAPKYKNKKTTKAAEVPRVPSQLVPPQAIEQAVTEEDPTDMVVG; translated from the coding sequence ATGGACCTAGCGAGCCAGGCGAAAGTGGCCAGGGAGCTACGGGTGCGCGTCCGTCGACTCTCAGAGTCGTCTTCGGCAGCTGAAGACCACAATAGGTCTGCGGCAGACCTCAGCAAGTCTGTCGCGGCCCAGGTGGCGACCTCGAAGTCCGGCAACCTGAAAGGGACTTACGTCAAGGCTCTCAAGCATGCAGCAAAGGACATCGCAGAGGCTTTTGAGCAACTGAGCGAGCGCACGACGTCGGACGAGACTCGCCAACTACAGGCGGCAAATACTCGCCTGCAAGCCGAAATGGCTGACCTCAGAGAGGAGCTGGCGCGGTTGAGAAAAGAGGTGGAAAGTACAAAGCGGAGAGAGAGCCCCCCACGTGAGACTCTGTCACCGGTACACATGATGGACACGGAAATGCCGGAAACGACGCAAAACACACGACCCTCTACACCTCCTCCAGTGGCAAAGCCACCGCGTGCGAGTCAATCTGCGACTCATCTCGCACCAGACTCTCACGACGAGGAATTCATCAGGGCAGTGTCTCTCCAGGTGGGTGCGATCGTAAGCGCACGACTCGCAGGACTGGAAGCCGAGGGTCGGCTGTTGCCAGCCAAACAACTACGGCCGGCACTGGCAGCGGATAAGAAGAACCAGGCCGCACCGTCGACAGCTTCTTCCGCGGCGAAACCGACTGCCGGTTCTAGAGGGCCAAAAATCATTGATGCCACTAAAAAACCGCAGTCCACTCCAGCTACTGGAGGTAAGAAGAAAACCGCCAGGGCGGCTAAAAAGAACAAGGGTGGGGCTGGGATCCAGCCACAAAAAGAAACACCGGCGGCCCGCGAGCTACCTCCTGCGCCCACTTCCATGAAAGAGGGCTGGAACGTGGTGGCGAGCAAGGGAAGCAAAAAGAAGGGAGCTACCCCATCGCAGCCCAAGGGAAAAGCGAAAGCCTCAAAGCTCAAACCCCCGCGGTCAGCTGCTGTAGTACTGACCTTGCAACCGGGAGCGGCGGATAGAGGCGTCACCTACAAAGAGGTGATGTCAGAGGCGAAAAACAAGGTCCAGCTGGCGGATCTGGATATCTCGGGTGGCCTGCGCTTCCGGCGAGCAGCCACCGGAGCCTGCATCCTAGAAATTCCTGGTGCATCCAGCGGGGATAAAGCTGATAAGCTGGCAGAAGCTATCAAGCAGCAGATTGGCGAGGAAAATGTGCGAGTATCCAGGCCCTCCAAAAGTGCCGAGATCTGCGTCACAGGCCTGGACGAATCCGTCACCACGGAGGAGGTAGTTGCTGCCGTAGCGCGCACCGAAGGCTGTACCCCCGACTCGATAAAAGTCGGGGAAACACGGCAGAGTTTCTCGGGACTCGGTGCAGTATGGGTGCAGTGCCCTGTTGGAGCTGCGCAAAAGGTAGTGTCCGGGGGCCGCCTTCTAGTCGGCTGGGTCTCCGCCCAGGTAAAACTACTGGAGAAAAGACCGCTGCGATGCTACAGGTGCTTCAGGAACGGGCATGTTAGCGCGCAGTGTCAGAATGCTACTGACCGATCCCAAAGCTGCTTCCAGTGCGGGAAGGACGGTCACAAGGCGGCCCAGTGCAGTGCCCCTGCGCACTGCGCTGAATGCGCAGCAGCTGGCAAGCCGTCAGAGCATCGAATCAGTAGCAAGGCGTGCACTGCGCCCAAGTACAAAAATAAGAAGACGACAAAAGCTGCCGAAGTCCCCCGGGTCCCCTCGCAGCTGGTCCCACCACAAGCTATCGAACAGGCTGTGACAGAGGAGGATCCAACTGATATGGTCGTGGGATAA